Proteins from a single region of Amblyomma americanum isolate KBUSLIRL-KWMA chromosome 10, ASM5285725v1, whole genome shotgun sequence:
- the LOC144108563 gene encoding uncharacterized protein LOC144108563, with translation MCSGGAAIAALAGRGNRLAADADKEYKIVLPTLPTGRVVLNTVFLHGDVRARPYRVEDFRDALANAGALPDVVALGAYQINHVWAVTLSSAEATKKLAGLKELQVKGRRCIIFDPEDQQVKLRLHWMLHGVADEDIRTAFAAFGNVTEVTRERWRVQGMKEKGSTTRTVLLKLKPGMKVDDLPHQLRVAGGLALVVVPGRPMQCLRCHGTGHVRRDCKVPRCSQCRRYGHADADCVRTYASATGLGKANDTAELMDVAEAEEAATGTDEAGKPPSTLATCVSSGDSSKAADEPASQPPTADSLGADNVTAGNGASPTEPEAVQSNPNKDDHGKSGARTTSVTPLVTTPAKRPHDQTSPEGDKVVAPGVGEPPAKTAQARRPKFRPRPNFSDGKRAGDKVDSSSRPMFFRPMIPAATVASCRALDVGSKRHAVGSLLLRRNGSRLRL, from the coding sequence ATGtgctccggcggagcggcgatagcggcccttgctggccgcggaaacaggcttGCTGCCGACGCAGATAAGGAATACAAGATTGTTCTGCCTACTCTgccaacaggacgtgttgtgcttaacacggtgtttctgcacggggacgtgcgagcgaggccctacagggtggaagattttcgggacgccctcgccaacgctggtgcgctccccgacgtcgtggcgttgggggcgtatcagataaatcatgtgtgggcggtgacgctcagcagtgctgaagccacgaaAAAGCTTGCTGGATTGAAGGAGCTACAAGTGAAAGGACGCCGGTGCATCATTTTCGACCCGGAGGATCAACAGGTAAAGCTGCGCCTGCATTGGATGCTGCACGGTGTGGCCGACGAAGACATCCGGACTGCTTTCGCGGCGTTCGGAAACGTGACGGAGGTGAcgcgggagcgttggcgcgtccaagggatgaaggagaaaggctcaaccaccaggaccgtgCTACTCAAGTTGAAGCCGGGAATGAAGGTGGATGATTTGCCACACCAGTTGCGAGTAGCCGGTGGGCTGGCCCTCGTGGTTGTGCccgggcgaccgatgcagtgcttgcgttgtcacggcacgggccacgttcgccgagattgcaaggtgcccaggtgttcccagtgccggcgctatggacacgcggacgcggactgcgtccgtacctacgcgtcggctaccggtctcggaaaggcgaacgacaccgcggaactcatggacgtcgccgaggcggaggaagcagcGACTGGCACGGACGAGGCGGGCAAGCCGCCTTCGACGCTTGCCACGTGTGTGAGCTCCGGGGATAGCAGCAAGGCGGCCGACGAACCAGCGAGCCAACCGCCGACGGCAGACTCCCTCGGTGCCGATAACGTGACAGCTGGGAACGGGGCTAGCCCAACAGAGCCCGAGGCCGTCCAGTCAAACCCGAACAAGGACGACCACGGGAAGAGCGGCGCCCGCACAACTAGCGTCACGCCCCTCGTCACCACCCCGGCGAAGCGTCCCCACGACCAGACCAGCCCCGAAGGGGACAAGGTGGTAGCGCCCGGAGTCGGGGAACCCCCTGCAAAGACGGCTCAAGCCCGGCGTCCGAAATTCCGGCCGCGCCCAAACTTTTCGGATGGCAAGCGGGCCGGTGACAAGGTTGACTCATCGAGCAGGCCGATGTTCTTCCGACCGATGATACCGGCGGCAACAGTGGCGTCTTGCCGCGCGCTAGACGTGGGAAGTAAGCGCCATGCTGTTGGGTCCTTGCTCTTGCGTAGAAATGGCTCCCGCCTCCGCCTTTAA
- the LOC144108564 gene encoding uncharacterized protein LOC144108564, which translates to MSSVGAASAAQQGRGNRSFGAFSSTGAEYQVVLPSLPTGRFVANTVFLHCDIRARPYRVEDFRDVLAELSLLPEVIAIGAYRMSHVWAVTFKDEDAVKKIVSAGELVVKKCRCLLIDPANQDVRMKVHWLLHSVPDDDVKLAFAAFGKVTDVARERWRVQGMADKGSTTRLVTLKVKPGVKLDDILHQVSVAGELALVVVPGRAPLCLRCRGTGHIRRECRIPRCGACRRFGHEDSQCERTYAKVTGSVNNQDASALLMDAADMEETSAATTATAAGETNAVETSQQDKIVAEGGVTIREPAPRRTHGRGRRVR; encoded by the coding sequence atgagctccgtcggagcggcgTCAGCGGCCCAGCAGGGTCGCGGAAACAGGTCTTTTGGTGCTTTTTCTTCGACAGGTGCTGAATACCAGGTAGTTCTACCGAGTTTGCCTACAGGGCGTTTCGTTGccaacacagtttttttgcactgtgATATCAGGGCACGCCCATACCGGGTGGAAGATTTTCGCGATGTTCTGGCTGAGTTATCGCTCCTGCCGGAAGTAATCGCCATCGGAGCCTACAGGATGAGCCACGTGTGGGCGGTTACGTTTAAGGATGAAGACgccgtgaaaaaaattgtgagtGCTGGTGAGCTGGTTGTGAAAAAGTGCCGGTGTCTTCTCATCGACCCAGCTAACCAAGACGTGCGCATGAAAGTCCACTGGCTTTTGCACAGTGTTCCTGACGACGACGTGAAGCTCGCCTTCGCGGCATTTGGCAAGGTGACTGACGTTGCCCGCGAGCGGTGGCGAGTTCAGGGTATGGCAGACAAAGGCTCCACTACAAGGCTCGTCACCCTGAAGGTGAAACCGGGAGTGAAGCTCGACGACATTCTGCACCAGGTGAGCGTCgccggtgagctggctctcgtggtcgTGCCGGGCAGGGCTCCGCTCTGCCTTCGCTGCCGTGGCACGGGCCACATACGCCGGGAGTGCCGCATACCGCGGTGCGGTGCTTGTCGACGGTTCGGCCACGAGGACAGCCAGTGCGAGCGTACCTACGCAAAAGTCACCGGGTCCGTTAACAATCAGGACGCTTCAGCCTTGCTCATGGACGCGGCGGATATGGAAGAGACGTCTGCCGCTACGACTGCGACAGCGGCGGGCGAGACGAATGCCGTGGAGACATCGCAACAGGACAAAATTGTTGCTGAGGGGGGCGTAACCATACGTGAACCAGCGCCTCGCAGGACGCATGGCAGAGGTCGGAGGGTGAGGTGA